The Lytechinus pictus isolate F3 Inbred chromosome 15, Lp3.0, whole genome shotgun sequence genome contains a region encoding:
- the LOC129278285 gene encoding deleted in malignant brain tumors 1 protein-like, whose translation MLRFLDVRLDFYDYFVVADSMGNRLAEFSNIRSTPYEVVLGSNQMVCLFDAYEIQSASYVRFEVFYNDTTAEEDAINLLSGGHITLNEEQPSFSFQTNNFSTDLGVYFGSYWFVNGPSGSKLSVEISDMDTGSGVYFDVRSGLNTPIASLSGSFEVDTLMTLDNTAVIWMYSHWREPGQGVTVNVSISDSIFLDSSNILASCGGSIILDPNHLPSLSFSSPNYGTTIDQYTACYWYFISPPNTRVRIDFLDIETHSGYVHVFDSVNSPAVTVSSIAGEGALPPFHSSGNGVSVLYNDLSDYMNGRGLLAEVSIIDASTPKPDISCGGQLYLNVTQPSSAIKTPWYTTPSTVFASTLCYWYVTCQADKAVSFEVNDMQTVDATLNVYDTVNALQQDVAVIRGETLPTPFLSSGPGVTIVFADSPSSYPERGFSAIVVISDPFSWDGTTVMTSCGGSIDMYSTSTSLTVTSPTYPSLQPTGSFDCRWYFSGENGMVFTLEIFDLDTDVTTYVYVFDEDETVTEISGNNLATTVVGSKNSLRVRFSDSSMTDTARGLKAKVNLNVPPNWDDSSALATCGGGIPLDFDTRTFLSTTPNYPDTNGDHFDCRWYVTSPSDTRVSVQLVDFQTDSNSFLSLHDGSALSDPELYRASGSVFPTEVNATGNAMALRFYSNRATSGRGASITVTFLGGNPPTSDIRLVGGSGPHEGRVELYHNNIWGTVCDDDWGIEDATVVCRMLGYRTVIAFWSRAYFGPGTGQIWLDDLQCSGDEKHVIDCTHAMPTGTNNCGHSEDAGVTCGEGADVTCDSNSMTVLVDRALLVPGDDATDVFLADGSCVGYDHDSVKVAISTSFDDCGTTLEETEDTITFSNVITYFEPRSKHGETVTRDAILHIPVTCSFDRHIILGNSYKPQVGVVSFSEIGFGNFSLDLARYKDANFAEQAVEDERIPLGEPVFFAVNLTAVTDVTVLIESCWATPHPYPFDQAKYHIITDGCAKDPTVVFYDNVIDDPMMSAFSLQAFGFVGEYDQVFIHCEVLVCDGSDSSSRCAQGCVSQRAKRTAAIPQVRDSSSQPHTISNGPISPQRKRRGIDAFGHAHSSSGNIYYSGDMNKMVAMGVSGILLAAGVMMAYVTFSKGQQKSKGYKSPAKDDDSDSEPLIAA comes from the exons ATGCTCCGTTTTCTCGACGTGCGTCTCGATTTCTACGATTACTTCGTGGTTGCCGACTCGATGGGTAACCGGCTAGCCGAATTCTCCAATATCCGGTCTACTCCGTACGAAGTAGTGTTGGGATCCAACCAAATGGTCTGTCTCTTTGATGCCTATGAAATCCAGTCTGCCTCGTATGTACGATTTGAGGTCTTCTACAATG ATACTACGGCTGAAGAAGATGCTATCAACCTCTTAAGCGGAGGTCACATAACCCTCAACGAAGAGCAACCAAGCTTTTCCTTTCAGACAAACAACTTCTCCACCGATTTGGGCGTCTATTTCGGAAGCTACTGGTTCGTCAACGGCCCAAGCGGATCCAAATTATCCGTCGAGATCTCGGACATGGATACCGGGTCCGGTGTCTACTTCGACGTTCGGAGCGGATTGAACACACCGATCGCCAGTCTATCCGGGAGTTTTGAAGTGGATACGCTCATGACATTGGACAACACGGCGGTTATTTGGATGTATTCGCATTGGCGGGAACCGGGCCAAGGAGTGACTGTGAATGTGAGCATATCAG ACAGCATATTTTTGGATTCATCGAACATCCTCGCATCGTGCGGAGGATCCATAATCCTCGATCCGAATCATTTACCTTCACTTTCGTTCTCATCTCCAAACTACGGTACAACGATCGACCAGTACACCGCGTGCTACTGGTACTTCATCAGTCCCCCAAACACCCGCGTGCGGATCGACTTCCTTGACATCGAGACGCACAGCGGATACGTACATGTCTTTGATAGTGTCAACAGCCCGGCTGTAACGGTATCAAGCATCGCCGGTGAGGGCGCTTTACCCCCTTTCCATTCCTCTGGAAACGGAGTCTCTGTCCTGTACAACGATTTGTCTGATTACATGAACGGCCGTGGACTCCTGGCGGAAGTCAGTATCATTGACG CGAGTACTCCTAAACCAGATATTTCTTGCGGCGGTCAACTCTATTTAAATGTCACCCAACCATCTTCTGCAATTAAGACCCCATGGTACACCACGCCCTCTACGGTATTTGCCTCAACACTCTGTTACTGGTACGTAACGTGTCAAGCGGATAAAGCAGTTTCCTTTGAAGTCAACGATATGCAGACCGTTGACGCCACTCTGAACGTATACGACACCGTGAACGCTTTGCAGCAGGATGTGGCCGTTATCAGAGGGGAGACCCTTCCGACCCCGTTCCTGTCATCTGGACCGGGTGTGACTATCGTGTTTGCAGACTCTCCTTCAAGCTACCCGGAACGTGGGTTTTCTGCAATAGTCGTAATATCAG ATCCGTTCTCTTGGGATGGAACGACAGTCATGACGTCGTGTGGTGGAAGCATAGACATGTATTCTACTTCAACAAGTCTGACCGTCACCTCGCCGACTTACCCAAGCCTCCAACCGACCGGAAGTTTCGACTGCAGATGGTATTTCAGCGGAGAAAATGGCATGGTGTTCACGTTGGAAATCTTCGATCTCGACACGGATGTGACAACGTACGTGTACGTCTTCGACGAGGACGAAACTGTCACCGAGATATCAGGCAACAACCTTGCAACAACGGTCGTCGGGTCTAAGAACTCCCTCCGTGTGAGATTCTCTGACTCATCCATGACTGATACAGCACGAGGGCTGAAGGCAAAGGTCAATCTTAATG TTCCTCCAAACTGGGACGACTCTTCTGCTTTGGCTACCTGTGGCGGTGGGATTCCCCTAGATTTTGATACACGAACCTTCCTTTCTACGACACCTAACTACCCAGACACAAACGGGGACCATTTTGACTGCCGATGGTACGTGACGAGCCCTTCAGACACTCGCGTCTCTGTCCAGCTCGTTGATTTCCAAACGGATTCGAACTCGTTCCTCTCCCTTCATGACGGAAGTGCATTATCTGACCCGGAACTGTATCGTGCGTCTGGGTCTGTCTTTCCGACAGAGGTAAACGCCACCGGAAACGCAATGGCACTCCGTTTTTACTCAAATCGGGCTACAAGTGGAAGAGGTGCTTCCATCACCGTTACATTCTTGGGAG GGAATCCTCCTACCAGTGACATCCGTTTGGTAGGTGGTAGTGGGCCTCATGAAGGGCGTGTCGAACTCTATCATAACAACATCTGGGGTACGGTCTGCGATGACGACTGGGGCATAGAAGACGCCACAGTTGTCTGTAG GATGTTGGGGTACAGGACCGTGATTGCGTTCTGGTCCAGGGCTTACTTTGGACCAGGCACAGGACAGATATGGTTGGATGATCTTCAGTGTAGTGGAGACGAGAAGCATGTCATTGACTGCACTCACGCCATGCCAACCGGTACAAACAACTGCGGTCATTCGGAGGATGCCGGCGTTACGTGTGGAGAAG GTGCTGATGTCACGTGTGACAGCAATTCGATGACGGTCCTCGTCGATCGCGCTCTCCTGGTACCGGGCGATGATGCGACCGATGTCTTTCTCGCCGATGGTTCCTGCGTTGGTTACGATCACGACAGTGTAAAAGTTGCCATTTCGACGTCGTTCGATGACTGTGGTACTACATTGGAG GAAACAGAAGACACCATCACCTTCTCCAACGTCATCACGTACTTCGAACCAAGATCCAAACATGGTGAGACTGTGACACGAGACGCTATCCTACACATACCGGTCACGTGTTCTTTCGATCGGCACATCATCCTTGGCAACAGTTACAAACCGCAAGTGGGCGTGGTCTCTTTCTCCGAAATTGGCTTTGGGAACTTCTCTTTGGATCTCGCACGGTACAAGGATGCCAACTTCGCCGAACAGGCGGTAGAGGATGAGAGGATACCGCTCGGTGAACCGGTGTTCTTCGCGGTCAATCTGACCGCGGTAACTGACGTGACGGTGCTGATCGAGTCATGCTGGGCGACGCCTCATCCTTACCCCTTTGACCAGGCGAAATATCATATCATCACTGATGG ATGCGCTAAGGATCCAACGGTCGTATTCTATGATAACGTCATAGATGACCCGATGATGTCTGCCTTCTCTCTACAGGCATTCGGTTTTGTCGGAGAGTATGACCAG GTGTTTATACACTGTGAGGTGCTAGTGTGTGACGGCAGTGATTCCTCTTCGCGCTGTGCCCAAGGCTGTGTGAGTCAAAGAGCAAAGAGAACTGCGGCCATCCCGCAGGTTCGGGATTCGAGCTCCCAGCCCCACACCATCTCAAACGGTCCGATATCCCCTCAGCGGAAACGGAGGGGGATAGATGCATTCGGGCATGCACATTCATCGTCAG GTAACATCTACTACAGTGGCGATATGAACAAAATGGTGGCGATGGGCGTGTCCGGAATACTGCTGGCTGCGGGGGTCATGATGGCTTACGTCACATTCTCGAAAGGTCAACAGAAGTCAAAAGGTTACAAAAGTCCGGCGAAAGATGACGATTCTGATAGCGAGCCCCTAATCGCGGCATAA